In Thermocrinis minervae, a single genomic region encodes these proteins:
- a CDS encoding cytochrome c oxidase subunit II, which yields MDKAEKGALFTAVVFLLTFFGLLVYAAKGMNIDVPTCITDVKPFTEGKVIKLSDNRYEIHYLAYMWGFDPADVEIPAGSTVDIYLTSKDVIHGFQIQPNTNVNLMAIPGTVSYARVKFDKPGVYHIVCHEYCGIGHQDMSTKIIVK from the coding sequence ATGGATAAGGCGGAAAAGGGGGCCCTTTTTACTGCTGTTGTTTTCTTGCTTACCTTCTTTGGGCTTTTGGTTTACGCAGCCAAGGGTATGAACATTGACGTGCCCACCTGTATAACAGATGTAAAGCCCTTTACAGAAGGTAAGGTTATAAAGCTTTCGGACAACAGGTATGAGATCCACTACCTTGCTTACATGTGGGGCTTTGATCCGGCAGATGTAGAGATACCGGCTGGGTCTACGGTGGATATATACCTCACCAGCAAAGACGTAATCCACGGCTTTCAGATTCAACCCAACACAAACGTAAACCTTATGGCCATTCCAGGTACCGTGTCGTACGCGAGGGTTAAGTTTGACAAGCCAGGCGTTTACCACATAGTCTGCCATGAGTACTGTGGTATAGGTCACCAAGATATGAGCACAAAGATAATAGTCAAATAA
- a CDS encoding cbb3-type cytochrome c oxidase subunit I — translation MKPDSSVKQVIIYEIVLGIALLVFGVYHGLMQVLYRAGVIKDMSFASIEYYQGLTLHGVINAIVFTTLFIVAFGNAVFWYHLKKPLRPAVQWTSFILMFVGTLMAAWAMFTGRANVLYTFYPPLLAHWTFYLGAALFLVGSIVPLLDWIPNYLAWKRENPDKKVPLAVFGVLVNHIMWVIMLVPVVIEVLFQLLPLSLGLVSEINPSLARTLFWAFGHPVVYFWLLPAYVMLYTVLPKIVTGDGKLYSDSAARLAFILFLIFSFPVGLHHQFTEPGVTNNYKLIHAFFTFGVAIPSMLTAFTVAASLEYSIKSKYPELKDSLFYWWTKIPYISLEGDKWLVSYFMAGLFLFFVGGITGIINASYNMNLVVHNTSFVPGHFHTTVGGLVTLSFLGMSLYLVSKLTGKEIRFKGLAVLAPWLWWQGMLIFEYAMSVAGLHGFPRRTNTGISYLNPDSPLYRPEWVGYAELSVFAGILIVLGFVFFAISFFGTLLSPKVREETLELPSAEAYHDEKVPALNKILPWAVFSSLLFLISYIPPLYDVTKRGVFFDSPGYNDKNPMPVTKPQGSAEQNKKVSQE, via the coding sequence ATGAAGCCGGATAGCAGTGTCAAACAAGTCATCATATATGAGATAGTTTTGGGTATAGCCCTTTTGGTGTTTGGTGTCTATCACGGACTTATGCAAGTTCTCTACAGGGCAGGCGTTATAAAGGACATGTCCTTCGCAAGCATTGAGTACTACCAAGGTCTTACCCTCCACGGCGTCATAAACGCCATAGTTTTCACAACACTGTTTATAGTGGCCTTTGGTAATGCAGTCTTCTGGTACCATCTTAAGAAGCCTCTGAGACCTGCAGTCCAATGGACTAGCTTTATCCTCATGTTTGTTGGTACCCTTATGGCCGCATGGGCTATGTTCACAGGAAGGGCAAACGTGCTCTACACCTTCTACCCACCACTCCTCGCCCATTGGACCTTCTACCTGGGTGCAGCATTGTTCCTTGTAGGTTCGATAGTACCTCTCCTTGATTGGATACCTAACTATCTCGCTTGGAAGAGGGAAAACCCCGACAAGAAGGTGCCACTTGCTGTCTTTGGTGTGCTTGTAAACCACATAATGTGGGTGATAATGCTAGTACCTGTGGTTATAGAGGTACTCTTCCAACTACTACCGCTGTCTTTGGGACTCGTGAGTGAGATAAACCCTTCCCTTGCAAGAACTCTCTTCTGGGCCTTTGGACACCCAGTGGTTTACTTCTGGCTACTGCCTGCTTACGTGATGCTCTACACGGTCCTTCCTAAGATAGTTACAGGTGATGGAAAGCTCTATTCAGACTCCGCGGCAAGGCTTGCCTTCATACTGTTCCTCATATTCTCCTTCCCAGTAGGACTCCATCACCAGTTTACAGAGCCAGGTGTGACAAACAACTACAAGCTTATACATGCCTTCTTTACCTTTGGCGTAGCTATCCCCAGCATGCTAACAGCCTTTACGGTTGCGGCATCCCTTGAGTATTCCATAAAGTCCAAGTATCCAGAGCTAAAGGACAGTCTATTCTACTGGTGGACAAAGATACCTTACATAAGCTTAGAGGGAGACAAGTGGCTTGTGTCCTACTTTATGGCAGGACTATTCCTCTTCTTTGTAGGTGGTATAACTGGTATAATCAACGCCTCATACAACATGAACCTTGTGGTTCATAACACCTCCTTTGTACCAGGTCACTTCCACACCACCGTAGGTGGTCTGGTCACGCTATCCTTCTTGGGTATGTCCCTGTACCTTGTTTCTAAGCTCACAGGTAAGGAGATAAGGTTTAAGGGGCTTGCCGTTTTGGCCCCCTGGCTATGGTGGCAAGGCATGCTCATCTTTGAGTACGCTATGTCTGTAGCCGGTTTACATGGTTTCCCAAGAAGGACCAACACGGGCATATCCTACCTAAACCCCGATTCTCCTCTCTACAGGCCTGAATGGGTAGGCTATGCAGAGCTGTCTGTATTTGCGGGAATTCTCATAGTATTGGGCTTTGTCTTCTTCGCCATATCCTTCTTCGGAACGCTTCTATCACCAAAGGTAAGGGAAGAAACTTTGGAGCTTCCTTCGGCTGAAGCCTATCATGATGAAAAGGTACCAGCTCTCAACAAGATCCTACCTTGGGCTGTATTCAGCTCTTTGTTGTTCCTCATATCCTACATACCACCTCTATACGATGTGACCAAGAGGGGTGTATTCTTTGACTCTCCAGGATACAACGACAAGAATCCTATGCCTGTAACTAAGCCACAGGGTAGCGCAGAGCAAAATAAGAAGGTTTCTCAAGAGTGA
- a CDS encoding SCO family protein, producing the protein MKFLLGLLPLFFFITFSFSQNSGTGIPPDESKTLGKPLPNVSLIDSEGKVFELYSLKGKPLIISPIYTNCSSACPIITKSLKEVLPSVGTVGKDFNVISFSFDYTDTVKDLRKFKEREGLPKEWIVATGKTRQDLFELVDAIDFRFMSIPETKDFVHPNFIVFVSPDMRIKKYLYGVTFKVQDIKDSLYYAVGHESLSEKLRPYIFFLSLVGFSISLLYIILKLTRKV; encoded by the coding sequence GTGAAGTTTCTACTGGGGCTCCTGCCCCTTTTCTTTTTTATAACTTTCTCTTTTTCTCAAAATTCAGGAACGGGTATTCCACCCGATGAATCAAAGACCTTAGGTAAACCGCTACCAAACGTAAGCCTAATCGACTCGGAAGGAAAAGTCTTTGAACTATACTCACTGAAAGGAAAACCGCTTATCATAAGCCCCATCTACACCAACTGCTCCTCTGCGTGTCCCATAATCACCAAATCTTTAAAAGAGGTACTTCCCTCTGTAGGTACAGTAGGTAAAGATTTCAACGTAATCTCCTTTAGCTTTGACTACACAGACACAGTTAAAGATCTCAGGAAGTTCAAAGAAAGGGAAGGTCTTCCAAAGGAGTGGATAGTTGCAACAGGCAAGACGCGCCAAGATCTTTTTGAGCTCGTAGATGCCATAGATTTTAGATTTATGAGCATACCAGAGACCAAAGACTTCGTACATCCAAACTTCATAGTGTTTGTATCTCCAGATATGAGGATAAAAAAGTATTTGTACGGAGTTACGTTCAAAGTACAGGATATAAAAGACTCGTTGTATTATGCTGTAGGACACGAAAGCTTATCTGAGAAATTAAGACCTTACATATTCTTTCTATCATTAGTAGGTTTTTCCATATCTCTTCTTTATATTATTCTAAAGCTGACGCGCAAGGTATAA
- a CDS encoding OmpP1/FadL family transporter, whose amino-acid sequence MKRGFLVGVLLASVGLSFATNGDNLIGVSPASRGMGGIGVGMPIGPSDTIFRNPAWMTNYKGFNLSFGGILFMPEVKAKATLFGTSSRKETSQAKTFVVPEVGIVHQINDKLFFGIGAFGVSGMGVDYRNKDPMLSNMHTSLQFMRVIPALAYKVNDALSISGALHLAYGSLDMGARLCDPITGNCWNAGGGQSQTYGIGFQVGVAYNMGNFVYAGLTYQSPVSMTYKRVFDSNNDRMFEDLKLTQPQEVAFGVGVRPLDNFKVGLDIRWINWSDAKGYKEFQWKDQWVFAVGGEYKPIPKLALRAGYNYAKSPIRGGVKNVANANNIPNLAAPFSDFQIAYFNLVGFPAVTEHHITLGVGYEFTPNFSVDLAYKHAFKKTVSATGNVPGFSVEGSNAQNAISVGLNWKF is encoded by the coding sequence ATGAAAAGAGGATTTCTCGTTGGAGTGCTTCTTGCAAGCGTGGGGCTTTCCTTTGCTACCAACGGAGACAACCTCATAGGCGTATCTCCAGCTTCAAGGGGTATGGGTGGAATAGGTGTAGGCATGCCCATAGGACCATCTGACACCATATTCAGAAACCCAGCCTGGATGACCAACTACAAAGGCTTCAACCTAAGCTTCGGTGGAATCCTCTTTATGCCTGAGGTAAAGGCTAAAGCTACGCTTTTTGGTACTAGTAGTCGAAAAGAAACCAGCCAAGCCAAGACCTTTGTAGTCCCAGAGGTGGGCATAGTCCACCAGATAAACGACAAGCTCTTCTTTGGAATAGGAGCCTTCGGCGTTTCTGGTATGGGTGTGGACTACAGGAACAAAGACCCTATGCTCTCTAACATGCATACAAGCCTCCAGTTCATGAGAGTCATTCCGGCCCTTGCCTACAAGGTAAACGATGCCCTGTCCATATCCGGTGCCCTGCACCTGGCCTACGGCTCTCTTGACATGGGAGCTAGGTTATGCGATCCTATTACTGGTAACTGCTGGAACGCTGGTGGTGGTCAGAGTCAGACCTACGGTATAGGCTTTCAGGTAGGTGTGGCTTACAATATGGGCAACTTCGTCTACGCCGGTCTGACCTATCAGAGTCCTGTGAGCATGACCTACAAAAGGGTGTTTGACTCTAATAATGATAGAATGTTCGAAGACCTTAAGCTCACACAACCTCAAGAGGTTGCCTTTGGTGTGGGTGTAAGACCTCTGGATAACTTCAAAGTAGGCCTTGACATAAGGTGGATAAACTGGTCAGATGCTAAGGGATACAAGGAATTCCAGTGGAAGGATCAGTGGGTGTTCGCTGTAGGTGGAGAGTACAAGCCCATACCCAAGCTGGCCCTTAGGGCAGGTTACAACTATGCAAAGTCTCCCATAAGGGGTGGAGTCAAGAACGTTGCAAATGCTAACAACATACCAAACCTTGCAGCACCTTTCTCTGACTTTCAGATTGCCTACTTTAACCTTGTAGGCTTCCCTGCTGTTACAGAGCACCACATAACCCTTGGTGTTGGCTACGAGTTTACCCCCAACTTCAGCGTGGACCTTGCTTACAAGCACGCCTTCAAAAAGACCGTCAGCGCTACAGGTAACGTTCCGGGCTTTAGCGTTGAAGGAAGCAACGCTCAGAACGCCATATCTGTTGGTCTAAACTGGAAGTTCTAA
- a CDS encoding DMT family transporter, with product MIGLLLAFISSFFWATNDYFTKRLINKGYDENLILWIRFPIATLILTPLGIYFWDFNLKLLTYTLLWLPSEVIASVLFVKAIKYAPLSVAMSFYSFMPFFSAFFSFLLLEERISLLGFWGICLLVLGSLLLTNFSPKEFVLNRGILYMLLSTLLFGFNVVIGKLSILETNAYFFSWYYTLLMSAATFLFVPKGSLKNPRIEPSFLPLGVFFALGDILYNYSLELIPTSYVASVERVSLLMVLIYSKFLLKEEAKNMIKGALLMFLGSVLIALDLGF from the coding sequence ATGATTGGTCTTCTTTTGGCCTTCATATCCTCCTTTTTCTGGGCTACCAACGACTACTTTACAAAAAGGCTCATAAACAAAGGTTATGACGAAAACCTCATACTATGGATAAGGTTCCCCATAGCTACTCTGATCCTAACCCCCTTGGGTATCTACTTCTGGGACTTTAACCTAAAGCTGTTGACCTACACCTTACTGTGGCTTCCTTCTGAAGTGATAGCAAGTGTGCTCTTCGTAAAAGCCATAAAGTACGCTCCACTTTCGGTTGCCATGTCCTTTTATTCCTTCATGCCTTTCTTTTCAGCTTTTTTCTCCTTTCTACTGCTAGAAGAAAGAATAAGTCTTCTTGGCTTTTGGGGTATCTGCCTTTTAGTCCTTGGATCTTTGTTACTTACCAACTTTTCTCCTAAGGAATTTGTCCTGAACAGAGGGATACTTTACATGCTCCTGTCTACTCTCCTCTTCGGCTTTAACGTGGTCATAGGAAAGCTTTCCATCCTAGAAACTAATGCCTACTTTTTTTCCTGGTACTACACGCTGCTCATGAGCGCAGCCACCTTTCTGTTTGTTCCAAAGGGAAGCCTAAAAAATCCCAGGATAGAACCAAGTTTTTTACCCTTGGGAGTCTTTTTTGCTCTCGGAGATATTCTGTACAACTACTCTTTGGAGCTTATACCCACATCATACGTAGCATCCGTTGAGAGGGTATCGCTTCTTATGGTACTCATATATTCGAAGTTTCTCTTAAAGGAAGAGGCAAAGAACATGATAAAAGGCGCGCTTCTTATGTTCCTGGGATCTGTTCTTATAGCACTAGATTTAGGCTTCTAG
- a CDS encoding pyridoxal-phosphate-dependent aminotransferase family protein, producing the protein MERLFTPGPVELPERVRGVLGRQIIHHRTEEFKNAFLEVRELFKRLLESPSENFVFFASSGTGAMEAAILNFFKEGDRVLVVNGGKFGERWMLLARHWGLEVIEYKLPLGKSADPDRIREMLREKPCKGVLFQISETSTGAFHPYKDIGKVCREFDTLCVADAITALGVYHIKPEEDNIDVIVGGSQKALLLPPGLSVIWFSERARQNLTDRAFYFSVSKELKKQVEGQTAWTPAISLILALKESLSMLLEETMPKVEKRHRLISEGTLQAVRVMGLEPFAENPAISVSAISSDQSEKIRKELLKLGIRVAGGQEELKGKIFRISHMGVDPKDALMLIGVLEVVLKKLGFPVELGSGVKAFSQRLLEGGLW; encoded by the coding sequence ATGGAAAGACTTTTCACTCCTGGTCCTGTAGAACTGCCGGAAAGGGTAAGAGGAGTCCTAGGAAGACAGATAATACACCACCGTACCGAAGAGTTCAAAAATGCCTTCCTTGAGGTAAGAGAACTCTTCAAGAGGCTGTTAGAAAGCCCTTCGGAGAACTTCGTCTTCTTCGCCAGCTCGGGTACTGGTGCTATGGAAGCTGCCATTCTCAACTTCTTCAAAGAAGGTGACAGGGTTCTGGTGGTAAACGGTGGTAAGTTTGGAGAAAGGTGGATGCTCCTTGCTAGACACTGGGGGCTCGAGGTGATAGAGTACAAGCTACCTTTGGGTAAGTCTGCAGATCCAGATAGGATAAGGGAAATGCTTAGAGAAAAACCTTGTAAAGGTGTACTCTTTCAGATCTCCGAAACCTCTACAGGAGCTTTCCACCCATATAAAGACATAGGTAAAGTGTGTAGAGAGTTTGACACCTTGTGTGTAGCTGATGCCATAACTGCCTTAGGTGTGTACCACATTAAGCCAGAAGAGGATAACATAGACGTCATAGTGGGAGGCTCTCAGAAAGCTCTGTTGCTCCCACCAGGTCTTTCTGTCATCTGGTTCTCCGAAAGGGCAAGACAGAACTTAACAGACAGAGCTTTCTACTTTAGCGTAAGCAAGGAGCTAAAAAAACAGGTAGAAGGTCAGACAGCCTGGACTCCCGCCATAAGCCTTATACTTGCCCTAAAAGAATCCCTTTCCATGCTTCTGGAAGAAACTATGCCGAAGGTAGAGAAAAGGCATAGGCTTATATCTGAGGGAACACTTCAAGCTGTGAGGGTCATGGGTCTTGAACCTTTCGCTGAAAACCCAGCCATATCCGTGTCAGCCATATCATCAGATCAATCGGAGAAGATAAGGAAGGAACTTTTAAAGCTGGGTATAAGGGTAGCTGGAGGACAGGAGGAGTTGAAGGGTAAGATATTCCGTATATCACACATGGGAGTGGACCCAAAGGATGCCCTTATGCTCATAGGCGTGCTTGAAGTGGTGCTCAAAAAGCTAGGTTTTCCGGTAGAGCTCGGTTCGGGAGTTAAAGCCTTTTCACAGAGGCTCCTTGAAGGTGGTCTATGGTAA
- the pspA gene encoding phosphoserine phosphatase PspA, with translation MVRLYIVRHAESEWNPICRYQGLLDPDLSPRGEKQAELLGKEFSHINIDAIYSSPLRRTLKTAKAIAKNHNIEVIEDKRIIEIDHGLWSGLLQEEVKERFGEDFKLWLEEPHKVKFPEGESLEDVRQRVESFLEDVKRKHWDQSIVVVSHTVPIRVMYCILLGVPLSVFWSFGCDNASYSVVHMEERRNVIMKLNMTCHLGEFYVEAHKGL, from the coding sequence ATGGTAAGGCTATACATAGTTAGACACGCAGAAAGCGAGTGGAATCCCATATGTAGATACCAAGGCCTTTTAGATCCTGATCTTTCTCCTAGGGGTGAAAAACAGGCAGAACTCCTCGGAAAAGAGTTCTCCCACATAAATATAGATGCTATCTACTCATCACCTCTCAGGAGGACCCTAAAGACTGCAAAAGCCATAGCTAAAAACCATAACATTGAGGTTATAGAAGACAAAAGGATTATAGAGATAGACCACGGGCTGTGGTCAGGGTTACTACAGGAAGAAGTAAAAGAAAGATTCGGAGAGGACTTTAAGCTCTGGCTTGAAGAACCTCATAAAGTGAAGTTTCCTGAAGGAGAAAGTCTAGAGGATGTAAGACAGAGAGTAGAAAGCTTTTTAGAGGACGTAAAAAGAAAACATTGGGATCAAAGTATCGTTGTAGTTTCTCATACAGTACCTATAAGGGTCATGTACTGTATCCTCCTGGGTGTTCCTCTTTCCGTATTCTGGAGCTTTGGTTGCGATAATGCTAGTTACTCGGTGGTGCATATGGAAGAAAGGAGAAACGTTATAATGAAGCTCAACATGACATGTCACCTAGGAGAGTTCTATGTGGAAGCGCATAAAGGTCTTTAG
- a CDS encoding tetratricopeptide repeat protein, translating into MWKRIKVFSFVLLVLVAFAQVKKEFDVEVELVGKVSVEKPRLEPPEKLSLPKPQPVDLSYMLLEPPKTFEEAKVLPVKKESGVSCGEPKDALAYRLGVDYYLQGKYSPAKEELSKVVSMPSAFKPMAEYVLGLIYYKEGNLERAKDLFASSCKYSSIYQKASCESYYALSFTLGQGVPENDDPLWGAVYSIQKGSVKSPNCEGVIFSRYCIYVQNFYQGQTDPEYFHSTNLRRAIVFYNAGLYDQAEEIFKEYAKPSAPYRRVAIFYMGLIEAKRGKQDKVVYYGSILDSIDPQLAKLYYSQVYSQNPLLSRVAYTFTGDKLFLEKAGVEAYNSGDYPVALVNFLDAGNVKYAVYSLIRMGNYEKAYELLVKKKDKDREDYVWLLESAYWSDKDLEGPISEVSGIYPELAKEYTGWKLFRERKWFEAAQYLDDPYYKAVCFYNARDYRRVIETLSTSFGKHALILKAKAYLMLSEPQEVVKMLKDDADEQSYLLGLSYFLMGDYEKAVEHFEKVEDRLKSKALLKSADAFYNLGNKEKALEYYQRVLKEFPDSQEAQNATLSIVELGGEGIIKGQQMVKLIENYLKQNPNSPIKDELKYQLAQAYISNGEVTKAKAILQDLIKTPLVYKALLKLADLEEDRTKKAVFLYKVYKEAKGEEREKARKELINIFAQVGDKEGMADLLSEGPPEDKVKAIDMYISLGKLDKAKQLAKHLMDSKYRSEGFENTLFELYKATQDRTYLEYLKSSPNKATVTQALYLSGLDYERQKDLKRALEDFVDVVVNFPESEVYNSAVLEAAKILIKLNAKKDASCILQRFNEEKAKDEERKARQILLNGLPPCR; encoded by the coding sequence ATGTGGAAGCGCATAAAGGTCTTTAGTTTTGTGCTTTTAGTGCTAGTGGCCTTTGCTCAGGTTAAAAAGGAGTTTGACGTTGAAGTAGAGCTTGTAGGAAAGGTCAGCGTAGAAAAACCAAGACTAGAACCACCGGAAAAGCTGTCGTTGCCAAAGCCGCAACCCGTTGACCTAAGCTACATGTTACTGGAACCTCCTAAGACCTTTGAAGAAGCTAAGGTCCTACCTGTAAAGAAGGAAAGCGGTGTAAGCTGTGGTGAGCCTAAGGATGCTCTAGCCTATAGGCTAGGAGTTGATTACTACCTACAGGGTAAGTACTCGCCTGCTAAGGAGGAGCTTTCAAAGGTAGTATCAATGCCTTCAGCCTTTAAACCTATGGCTGAGTATGTGCTTGGCCTTATATACTACAAGGAGGGAAACCTTGAAAGAGCAAAGGACCTATTTGCATCTTCTTGTAAGTACTCCAGCATCTATCAGAAGGCTTCATGTGAATCTTACTACGCCCTTAGCTTTACTCTAGGTCAGGGTGTACCAGAAAACGATGACCCTCTTTGGGGTGCGGTCTACAGCATACAGAAGGGTTCTGTGAAAAGCCCAAACTGTGAGGGAGTGATTTTTAGCAGATACTGCATCTACGTTCAGAACTTTTACCAAGGTCAAACAGACCCAGAGTACTTCCACAGTACTAACCTAAGGAGAGCTATAGTTTTCTACAACGCAGGGCTCTATGACCAAGCTGAGGAGATCTTTAAAGAGTACGCAAAGCCTTCGGCTCCTTACAGAAGGGTAGCCATCTTTTATATGGGTTTGATAGAGGCTAAAAGAGGAAAACAGGATAAGGTAGTATACTACGGAAGCATACTTGACAGCATAGACCCTCAGCTTGCCAAGCTTTACTACTCTCAGGTGTACTCTCAGAACCCACTCCTGTCCCGTGTAGCCTACACTTTTACAGGAGATAAGCTTTTCTTAGAGAAGGCAGGTGTAGAAGCCTACAACTCTGGAGATTATCCGGTGGCACTTGTAAACTTCTTGGATGCTGGGAATGTAAAGTATGCTGTCTACTCTCTTATACGTATGGGCAACTATGAAAAAGCGTACGAGCTTTTGGTAAAGAAGAAAGATAAAGATCGTGAGGACTATGTGTGGCTTCTGGAAAGTGCCTACTGGTCCGATAAGGATTTAGAAGGGCCGATATCAGAAGTGTCTGGAATTTATCCAGAGCTTGCCAAAGAATACACGGGTTGGAAGCTCTTCAGAGAGAGGAAGTGGTTTGAGGCTGCTCAGTACCTTGACGACCCATACTACAAAGCTGTATGCTTTTACAACGCTAGGGATTACAGAAGGGTGATCGAGACGCTTTCAACGAGTTTTGGTAAGCATGCTCTGATCTTAAAGGCAAAAGCTTATCTTATGCTCTCTGAACCTCAGGAAGTTGTGAAGATGCTCAAGGATGATGCAGATGAGCAGTCTTACCTTCTTGGGCTTTCGTACTTTCTTATGGGAGACTATGAAAAAGCTGTAGAACATTTTGAGAAAGTAGAGGATAGACTAAAGTCTAAAGCTCTTCTCAAATCTGCAGATGCCTTTTACAACCTTGGTAATAAAGAGAAGGCTCTGGAGTATTACCAAAGGGTTCTAAAAGAGTTCCCAGACTCCCAAGAGGCGCAGAATGCCACACTGTCCATCGTAGAGTTGGGTGGTGAGGGTATTATAAAGGGACAGCAGATGGTAAAGCTTATAGAGAACTACCTTAAGCAAAACCCGAATAGTCCTATAAAGGATGAACTAAAATACCAACTTGCCCAAGCTTACATAAGCAATGGTGAAGTTACAAAAGCAAAAGCCATACTTCAAGATCTCATAAAAACACCTTTGGTATACAAGGCACTACTTAAGCTGGCAGACCTTGAAGAGGACAGGACTAAAAAAGCTGTCTTCCTGTACAAAGTCTACAAGGAAGCGAAAGGAGAAGAAAGAGAAAAAGCTAGGAAGGAACTTATCAACATCTTCGCTCAAGTGGGAGACAAGGAAGGGATGGCCGATCTACTTTCAGAGGGTCCACCAGAAGATAAAGTAAAGGCCATAGACATGTACATATCGTTGGGTAAGTTGGACAAAGCCAAACAGCTTGCTAAACATCTCATGGATTCCAAATACAGAAGTGAGGGCTTTGAAAACACCCTCTTTGAGCTGTACAAGGCAACACAAGACAGGACCTACCTTGAATACCTGAAAAGTAGCCCAAATAAGGCTACTGTAACCCAGGCTCTTTACCTTTCTGGTTTAGACTACGAAAGACAGAAGGACCTGAAGCGTGCTCTCGAAGATTTTGTTGATGTAGTAGTAAACTTTCCAGAATCTGAAGTCTACAACTCTGCTGTATTGGAGGCTGCTAAGATTCTGATAAAGCTAAATGCAAAAAAAGATGCAAGCTGTATACTACAACGGTTCAACGAAGAGAAAGCAAAGGATGAAGAAAGGAAGGCCAGGCAGATACTTTTAAATGGCCTGCCCCCGTGTCGTTAG
- the hpf gene encoding ribosome hibernation-promoting factor, HPF/YfiA family, translating to MNIEFVGKSVEWTEAMKSFVEGKLQKFSRLLKEADEDQVEVVVTLSTSRAKQKDFAGESRPTIYRVDIDMYLKTWGGGALHAWEEDTDVFSALDKVLDELERQIIKLKQRRHEAKRRGAKIKEEMHMAEVLPSEERERPLVVEEELIVEKPMSVEDAILELNTTGAYFMPFVDSKTGTLKIIYRKRGGNFGVINTKCKSL from the coding sequence ATGAACATAGAATTTGTGGGAAAGTCAGTTGAGTGGACAGAAGCTATGAAAAGCTTCGTAGAAGGTAAGCTCCAAAAGTTCTCAAGGTTACTGAAAGAGGCCGACGAAGACCAAGTAGAGGTGGTTGTAACGCTCTCTACTTCAAGGGCAAAGCAGAAAGATTTCGCTGGGGAAAGCAGGCCTACCATATACAGGGTAGACATAGACATGTACCTAAAGACGTGGGGTGGGGGTGCACTCCATGCTTGGGAAGAAGACACAGACGTTTTTTCAGCCCTTGATAAGGTCCTGGATGAGTTGGAAAGGCAGATAATAAAGCTCAAGCAAAGGAGACACGAAGCCAAAAGACGGGGTGCCAAGATAAAGGAAGAGATGCATATGGCAGAGGTTTTACCCTCTGAGGAAAGAGAAAGACCGCTAGTAGTAGAAGAGGAGCTCATCGTAGAAAAGCCTATGAGTGTGGAAGATGCTATCCTTGAACTCAATACTACAGGGGCTTACTTTATGCCCTTTGTGGACTCTAAGACTGGGACGCTGAAGATAATCTACAGGAAAAGGGGTGGGAACTTCGGCGTGATAAATACCAAGTGTAAAAGTCTCTAA